One window from the genome of Flavobacterium agricola encodes:
- a CDS encoding carboxypeptidase regulatory-like domain-containing protein — protein MRKILLSFFLFANVFFIWAQQPPAIKGKVIDALTQKPLVHATATILATNTKATTNDQGEFEVGSVSAGDYAVQIQLNGFVTQVLRVAVVANQTTDLGVIALDVDITAEIQLSLVTITETDLGDDNSGSESTSALLQASRDTYLQIAAFNWGQARYRIRGLDNEYGSTLINGISMNKIYDGRPQWGNWGGLNDATRNQEYINGSRANDYTFGSLLGTQEINTRASIYRPGARVSFSGTNTNYNFRTMATYASGLSKKGWAYVISASGRWAKEGFFDGTDYNAISVFASVEKNLTTNTA, from the coding sequence ATGAGAAAAATATTGTTAAGTTTTTTTTTATTCGCCAATGTGTTTTTTATTTGGGCACAACAACCGCCCGCTATAAAAGGAAAGGTAATTGATGCCTTAACACAAAAGCCCTTAGTTCATGCTACGGCTACAATTTTAGCAACCAACACCAAAGCAACCACAAACGATCAGGGTGAATTTGAAGTCGGATCGGTTTCTGCCGGAGATTATGCCGTTCAAATTCAGCTTAATGGATTTGTAACTCAAGTTTTACGCGTTGCAGTAGTTGCCAACCAAACTACCGATTTGGGCGTAATTGCTTTAGATGTTGATATTACAGCCGAAATTCAGCTTAGCTTGGTTACCATAACCGAAACCGATTTGGGTGATGACAATTCGGGCTCCGAAAGCACCTCGGCCCTGCTTCAAGCTTCGCGAGATACGTATTTGCAAATTGCAGCTTTTAATTGGGGGCAAGCTCGTTATCGCATTCGCGGTTTAGATAACGAATATGGAAGTACGTTAATAAACGGTATTTCGATGAACAAAATTTATGACGGACGCCCTCAATGGGGTAATTGGGGCGGATTAAATGATGCTACGCGTAATCAGGAATATATTAACGGATCGCGCGCTAATGATTATACATTTGGTAGTTTATTAGGTACGCAAGAAATTAATACTCGAGCTTCTATTTACAGACCTGGTGCTCGTGTTTCATTTTCCGGAACCAATACCAATTACAACTTTCGCACCATGGCCACATATGCTTCGGGCTTAAGTAAAAAAGGTTGGGCTTATGTTATTTCGGCTTCTGGGCGCTGGGCTAAAGAAGGTTTTTTTGACGGAACCGATTACAATGCAATTAGCGTTTTTGCATCCGTAGAAAAAAATTTAACGACAAACACAGCTTAA
- a CDS encoding 3-hydroxyanthranilate 3,4-dioxygenase: MSTKAFNLNQWIEENRDLLKPPVGNRNLYKESEDYIVMIVAGPNARKDFHYNETEELFYQLEGTILVFIQEDNQKKEVVLNPGDMYLLPAKVPHCPVRSANSLGLVIERKRAGKGFTDGLLWYCENCNNKLHEVYFELHDIEKDFLLHFNHFYQSTSLRTCKSCHAVMESDPKFITK, from the coding sequence ATGAGTACTAAAGCATTCAATCTAAATCAATGGATTGAGGAAAATAGAGATTTATTAAAACCACCTGTAGGAAACAGAAATTTATATAAAGAATCTGAAGATTATATTGTAATGATTGTTGCCGGGCCTAATGCTCGCAAAGATTTTCATTACAACGAAACCGAAGAATTGTTTTATCAATTAGAAGGAACTATTTTAGTTTTTATTCAAGAAGATAATCAGAAAAAAGAAGTAGTTTTAAATCCAGGCGATATGTATTTATTGCCTGCCAAAGTGCCGCATTGCCCAGTACGCAGCGCCAATTCTTTAGGGCTGGTAATAGAACGTAAACGTGCCGGAAAAGGTTTTACCGACGGATTGCTTTGGTATTGTGAAAACTGCAACAACAAACTGCACGAAGTTTATTTTGAATTGCACGATATAGAAAAAGATTTTTTACTGCATTTCAATCATTTTTATCAATCAACAAGCTTGCGTACCTGCAAATCTTGTCATGCAGTTATGGAATCCGATCCAAAATTTATTACCAAATAA
- a CDS encoding endonuclease/exonuclease/phosphatase family protein: protein MKNSIPFLFVLLFLGVITSSAQDKKFQVHTVAFYNVENLFDTIKGTNYDQDWLPSSGWTSQKYNKKINNLAFVISQIGTNATQHNSPVLIGVAEVENRSVLEDLVKAPNMVPHNYGVIHFDSPDKRGIDVGLLYKKNVFTPISYSKHPLYIYENLKPKKTKKESVETDLESNVNYDPTTKRVYTRDQLLVTGLLDGEEVHVIVNHWPSRSGGEKRSSPFREKAADLNKKIIDSLYVINPKAKIITMGDLNDGPYNKSVTKNLGAVAKRDELVAGGIFNPMYQMYKDGMGTIAYRDAWDIFDQILVSEPLARKTNNYDSLRYWKAGIYNPTYLQQKSGQYKGYPLRNSNNEPGYSDHFPVYIYLIKEHK from the coding sequence ATGAAAAATTCAATTCCATTCTTATTCGTTTTATTGTTTTTGGGCGTGATAACTAGTTCGGCTCAAGACAAAAAATTTCAGGTTCATACGGTTGCTTTTTATAATGTTGAAAACTTGTTTGATACCATAAAAGGAACAAATTACGATCAAGATTGGTTGCCAAGTTCGGGGTGGACCAGTCAGAAATACAATAAAAAAATTAATAATTTAGCTTTTGTAATTTCTCAAATAGGTACCAATGCTACGCAGCATAATTCGCCAGTTTTAATTGGTGTTGCTGAGGTTGAAAATCGGAGCGTTTTAGAAGATTTGGTAAAAGCACCTAATATGGTACCACACAATTATGGTGTGATTCATTTTGATTCGCCAGATAAACGCGGAATTGATGTTGGACTATTATATAAAAAAAACGTTTTTACCCCAATTAGCTACTCAAAACATCCGCTTTATATTTACGAAAATTTAAAGCCTAAAAAAACTAAAAAAGAATCAGTAGAAACCGATTTAGAATCCAATGTTAATTACGACCCAACAACAAAACGTGTTTATACACGCGATCAGCTTTTGGTTACCGGTTTGTTAGATGGGGAAGAAGTACATGTGATTGTAAACCATTGGCCCTCTCGTTCGGGTGGAGAAAAACGTTCCTCGCCGTTTCGTGAAAAAGCCGCCGATTTAAATAAAAAAATTATAGATTCATTGTACGTAATTAACCCCAAAGCTAAAATAATTACCATGGGCGATTTAAACGACGGGCCATATAACAAATCGGTTACTAAAAATTTAGGCGCAGTAGCAAAACGCGATGAATTAGTTGCTGGCGGTATTTTTAACCCCATGTACCAAATGTATAAAGACGGAATGGGTACCATTGCATATCGTGATGCGTGGGATATTTTTGATCAAATTCTTGTTAGTGAACCTTTAGCAAGAAAAACCAATAATTACGATTCGTTGCGTTATTGGAAAGCGGGAATTTATAACCCGACGTATTTACAGCAAAAATCGGGGCAGTATAAAGGTTATCCGTTACGTAATTCTAATAACGAACCCGGTTATTCAGACCATTTTCCGGTTTACATTTATTTAATAAAAGAGCATAAATAA
- the amaB gene encoding L-piperidine-6-carboxylate dehydrogenase, producing MKQTTSSYGIQEALLALGIKPINQGASTGSNWFANGQVIESYSPADGKLIATVKAATVQDYDAAVAKAQEAFKVWRNMPAPKRGEIIRQFGEALRKHKESLGKLVSYEMGKSLQEGYGEVQEMIDICDFALGQSRQLYGLTMHSERPGHRMYEQYHPIGVVGIISAFNFPVAVWSWNTALAWVCGDVCVWKPSEKTPLTAIACQNIIQEVFKNNDIPEGVSCLVIGDAEIGKALANDKRVPLVSATGSTRMGISVAEAVAKRLGKSLLELGGNNAIIITPSADLKMVVPGAVFGAVGTCGQRCTSTRRLIVHEAIYDKVKDALVSAYSQLRIGNPLDSNNHVGPLMDKDAVATYLNALKVAETEGCKVVVAGGVLDNMESDCYVKPAIFEAKNEYNIVQTETFAPILYLIKYSGDVQNAIDLQNNVPQGLSSAIMTNNLREAEAFLAATGSDCGIANVNIGTSGAEIGGAFGGEKETGGGRESGSDAWKVYMRRQTNTINYSDSLPLAQGIKFDF from the coding sequence ATGAAACAAACAACAAGTTCTTACGGAATTCAAGAAGCCTTACTAGCTTTAGGAATTAAACCTATAAACCAAGGTGCCTCAACCGGTTCGAATTGGTTTGCAAACGGTCAAGTAATCGAATCGTATTCGCCGGCCGATGGCAAATTAATTGCTACGGTAAAAGCAGCAACCGTGCAAGATTACGATGCAGCAGTTGCTAAAGCGCAAGAAGCATTTAAAGTTTGGCGCAATATGCCAGCACCAAAACGCGGTGAAATTATACGTCAGTTCGGCGAAGCTTTACGTAAGCATAAAGAATCGTTAGGAAAATTAGTTTCTTACGAAATGGGTAAATCCCTACAAGAAGGTTATGGTGAAGTACAAGAAATGATTGACATTTGTGATTTTGCGTTAGGTCAATCCCGTCAGCTATATGGTTTAACCATGCATTCCGAACGTCCGGGCCATCGCATGTACGAACAATATCATCCAATTGGCGTGGTAGGAATCATTTCTGCATTTAACTTTCCGGTTGCTGTTTGGTCTTGGAATACGGCCTTAGCTTGGGTTTGTGGTGATGTTTGCGTTTGGAAACCATCAGAAAAAACACCTTTAACAGCAATTGCATGTCAAAATATAATTCAAGAAGTTTTTAAAAATAACGATATACCAGAAGGCGTTTCATGCTTAGTAATTGGCGACGCCGAAATTGGTAAAGCTTTAGCTAACGACAAACGTGTGCCTTTGGTTTCTGCAACCGGATCTACACGCATGGGTATTTCGGTAGCCGAAGCAGTTGCCAAACGTTTAGGTAAATCGTTGTTAGAATTGGGCGGAAACAATGCTATAATTATTACGCCTTCGGCTGATTTAAAAATGGTAGTTCCTGGTGCTGTTTTTGGAGCGGTAGGAACCTGCGGGCAACGTTGTACATCAACTCGTCGTTTAATTGTTCACGAAGCTATTTACGACAAAGTAAAAGATGCTTTAGTAAGCGCTTACAGCCAATTACGCATCGGTAATCCGTTGGATAGCAACAATCACGTAGGGCCATTAATGGATAAAGATGCTGTTGCAACATATTTAAATGCATTAAAAGTTGCCGAAACCGAAGGTTGTAAAGTAGTTGTTGCTGGTGGCGTTTTAGATAATATGGAATCTGATTGCTACGTAAAACCAGCTATTTTTGAAGCCAAAAACGAATATAACATTGTACAAACCGAAACTTTTGCACCCATTTTATATTTAATAAAATACAGTGGCGATGTACAAAACGCAATCGATTTACAAAACAATGTGCCGCAAGGATTGTCATCTGCAATTATGACGAACAACCTGCGTGAAGCTGAAGCATTTTTAGCAGCAACCGGATCAGATTGCGGTATTGCAAACGTTAACATCGGAACATCGGGTGCTGAAATTGGAGGTGCTTTTGGTGGAGAAAAAGAAACTGGTGGCGGTCGCGAATCCGGCTCGGATGCCTGGAAGGTTTATATGCGTCGTCAAACTAATACCATAAATTATTCCGACAGCTTACCATTAGCACAAGGCATAAAATTTGATTTTTAA